Sequence from the Amaranthus tricolor cultivar Red isolate AtriRed21 chromosome 16, ASM2621246v1, whole genome shotgun sequence genome:
TAGAAGCCAAAATAAACCCAAAACCCGTCGAAATCAGATGTTGAATATGAACCAAAATCTAATACATGTTCGTTGATAGTGAGGGATAATCGAAATCATATGCTAACATGTTGAAAAATAAGCACAAAATCTAGGGTTTATGGAGATATGAACAGGAAATCAGATGATGATGAGGGAGAGTTGATAGTAGAGGGAGATTTAAGCCGTTTGTACATATGAAAATGAGAAATAAAAGTtgatgagttagggtttataaGAGGAATATGAAAATTAATGGGTGGGATGAAGATTTAAGGAACAATCTAGGGTCATAAAATGTTTAGGGATTCtagaaatattaaataaagaGTGGTTGGAaggtttaaaatattaattcaaTTAAATGGTTGGAATTTTAAAATCTGAATTACATTAAAAGGTTGTGAAAAAATCTTTGTGTAATTAAAAGTAGGTAGTTGGTAGTGggtaaattaagtaattaaagtAATGAGGTATAATTGATAATGATATGTGGGTAGGAATAAAGTAGGGGTAAAATAGAGAATTATATAGATTAGTTTTGCCAAAAGAAGTAATGTTGCAAGTaacataaaatattcaaaaatagtAAGTATTGCAAGTAAAATTGAAACGAAAGAAGTATCtccttaaaaaaacttaatatgaAATGAGTCAAAGATATTAAGTTCAAGACCTAGTAAAGATACTAAGTTCAAGACCTAGTGACTTCATGTAGCTTAGTTGGATAAAAAATTTCAAGGTTTAGGGTTCAAAGCTCAacaatgttatttttaattttataaaaaatagtcTTTTATAAATCGCAAGATGACATAGcggttcattaatcattgtgtCACTTATcaatttatatccacaaaagtTACGTTATCTATTTTGATGTAATGAATGAACCGCTATGTCACATAGCATAGTGGTTCATTAGAAGTGATAAATAACTATGTGATATAGCAGTTCATATAGGAAAAACAGAAAAAATCTATGTGAAAAGACAAAAACTTAGAGTTCAAAAACAAAATCGTGAACCAAGATTAATACTAGTAGATTATTGAATACAAACATGTGGGACTTGACCTTTCTccctttttttcatttaaaaattcattaattttaagtttatgtTAATTCGATAAGTTTAAaactaatatttattaaaaaaaattataatttctttttttacaaTAAACATCATATATTAATTAAGAATGTTAGTGTTAAATGGTGACTTGAATTCCCTAAATCAATTCTATGCATTAATGAGTGCATAAAGAGGGAATCCCATGATTGGATTAAATAGGTGAGTTAAGTATGTAACTTAATGTGTGATTGATGATGGTGTTTAAGTGctagaattaattcatgaagttatGGAGGAATTAAGGAGTGACTTAAACATAAGAATTATGGCATGATGAATGATAGTTAATGAAAAGACCAAAGGGTGAAGATTCTTGTACGAGACATCCAAGTAATGAAGCGTTGCCTTGATCGAGCATTGGATTcgatttttgacttttgatgTTTCTTGGAATTGTTTATGATGCATTAATCCTTAGCCTTAATTATGTAATACTCATTAATGTATAAACCTTTATAAATAAAGGTCTCATATGCCATTGTAAAACATTCACAAAATTACCCAAGCCTAAACACAAAGCCTAATCTCTTCtttattgtaattctccatttgagagttctttgaactcctttgtgataatataagtgagatactacacaccggagaacatagtTTTAATTAGGTAAatctcgttaaatctttgtgtaattttattgcattattatcttCTACAAACATTGTTTTCATTGATagtgtaatttgtttgtcacaagacttcatatactcgatcttggtaatattggGGTTTGAAACACGTTGTttgaactctaatatagcatcatTTTCAAAGAACTTAATAACCGCTTCCGAAAATCTATGAAGTAGGTACTTGAAgctataatcttttttttttaaatagttacatttatgaaaatttccgaaattttgcTTAAATTTAGCTATCTCAACACTTTTAATATTGAATTCACCTTCTATATTGTTTCAATGTTGAAAATGAGTTGATAGAGTTTAATTTAGAGAGCAAAAACAAGTCGAGAGATATTTTAGAATatgaattaataaaaaatatgacgATACAATATAGCAATGAATATCAATATCTACGACAAATGAAGCAAATTTTAGTACTACATGAGAATCACTTTCTTTATGAAAACAAtgataaaaacattaaattacaGCGCCTCAGCTAAGATTACATTAAATTGTTTTCTACAATGATTTTTGGAAAAAAGTACTAGACCCCAGCTAACAATTCATCGTCTTCAAAACTCAAGTTCAATGTTTGCAACTTGAAGCCAGCTCCTTGTATTGTTTCAAGCAGACTAGATGCCACACCCGTCGCTTGTATTGTTGTCTGCTTCGTAAGCTGCACAAGGATATACCAAATACATGATTGCTACAACTAAATACTACCTTCGTTTTAGTGActttgtcccatttaattttttaacactattcacagttcacttttaatttgaattttattcttaacatataagttaaaacatagtcaagtggatcttttttgatttgttttaacgCAAGGACTATTAATATcaactatttataatttttagttatgtactGTTACCGATATTAAGATTTCAATATATGTCTTGCCCAAATGAAACGAAAAAAGTCATTGAAATGGAGGGAATACCAATTAAAATTCTCGTTTTTAAAGTGATTGTGCAATACAAAAAGATCAAGTAAACCAAGTTATAAGCAACTTAAAGAATGATTGATCTGGGTTAGCTTAGTAGTCGAGAGCTTTTCTTTCACCCTTATGACCAGAGTTAGCTTCTCATTATTTATAGGAAGGATTAGTTTTCCCTCTCGACTGTAAAGACTACCTCCGGATGAAAAAAAGAATGATTGATCTAATAATCTTATTTTGTAACATGACACTTCAGGAAATGATTGCAAGAACAGTCATATCTCAGGGTACGGCAGCACATGAAGTAAAATATTGGTAAGTTGTTGAAAATAATCCACATGTGATCCCATatcgaagaattagagagaTGTTGACTATCATATATACTTAGTGGACTGCTCCTCCTAATACCAATTAGTTTTACGAAGAAATCTCATCGAGTTTGTGTACAGTCAACTCCCCTCTTGTGTGGGTTTTGCGTACAAACCCAAATTTATCATAAGCATTCAAGAAGAATGTTTTCAAAACAAATGATCAAGTGAATGAGCGAAACGTTTGGTTGAAGTGTGTATAGAGGGACGGATTTTCTCTCTTAATATAGCATAAAGTAGAGAAAAAACCCGGAAAGCTGCAATTACATGGTCGTTTTGGAGTGCTCTATAGATTCGTAAAAGAAAATCATGAATGCACACACACAACACAGAAGATGATGGAAAGTTCTTGGGTTTAAAGTTGTTCTTTCTCACCTCAACACTTGCAATGCCCTCGGAAATTTGAACCTTCAGATCAGAAACTCCTTCTGTTACCTGAAATAAGCAATGGAAAATTGATCATGAATGGCTCTTCTATCGCACACCAAAAGCAGGAATGTCATCAACACGGTATGAGAATATGAGGATGGAATTCTGGTGGTGAAATTTTCATAGTCTATTTCACCAAACAGAAGATACTGAAATACACTTCAAAGTTCAAAGAATTTGAAGTCAAATATGTAGTTGACTCCGGCCTTTAATATGTAAGACACCATTAGTGCTAAAATATGCTTGCTTTTCTCTGACAGGAGCACCTGAAGTCATTTTAAGGAGATTTTGGAAGCGTCGAACCGGTTCAACACCGATAAACTAAAGCCAAGTAAATCTTGATGTAAAATGTAAACCCTTTTTACTAGTACtattataaaaaagaaatattaccttgaataattcaattttttcattaattttctacaataatcccatttattgattaaccatgaataattcgaATTTTGGAGGGTATTTCTCTAGAGTAAATCCAATAACCTGATGGCTTGTtataacaagtttttttttaaaagataaattaaataaaatgttgaaaaaaattctgatttttttttattatttagaatttttatgtaaattttcatttttttttctaattttacattaaattttcagtttacttttttttgtgaattacctaGTATAGTTGGTCATCGGGTTACTCAAGTCTATTCTAGGCAAATGCCCCtaaagttggattattcatggttaattaataggtaggattattgtaggaaaatcatgaaaatgttggattattccaggtaatttttccttaaaaaagttAGGTCGTAAGGTTTGAATCTTTATaggaaacaacaaaaataaattatgtataattagctATAGCCAAGTGCAGAAAGTGAATGAAAGCCTTTAGCTATTTCTGAAGTAATGTGCAATGTTGAAAGCAGGCAGATCATTCAGAAAGATGAATTACCAAATCATGCCAACTAAAGCAAACTTCTATTTTTTTGATATATGTCATTACTCATTACCATTCAAGAATTCCACTACACTCTTTTAAGTTTCCTCCATGACTCTTAAGAATGTGCTTTGAAAGAACTAAGCCTCTTAAGGACTCGCTTgaattgagtgtaaatatttaaggggtaaaaaaagtcaaactaataaaataaaggtaagtgaaggtaaaaaatatagtaattaAAATACTTGTAAAAGAGGTAGAATGAGAGTAAactaaaaaagatgaataaaaaaggaGTATGATTTCCCTTATTTGGACGAAAGTATTCTCCCATCCTCCCATAAGGTAAATTATTCTTCAATATGAGGGAACTAATTATTTTATCCATTTTCACTACCTTCTAACCAATTCTTCAACCTctctaacaattaaatttctttaatcttctatttaattaactttattttcttactttgacttttatttattctttaaatatttacactcaatccaagCGAGTCCTAAGACTAATAGCTTTACAATGTGATTGTAAAGCGGTGATGCGGCCAAAATTTTGCACTATATAGCTTGCCATGACCTAATAGTGCTTTTTCTTTGAGAATTACCATCATTTAACGGAAAAAGTCGCATTTTCTATTAAATTGTGAATCCCACCTAATATTTTGTGATCTTCTTGATTTGCAAGGTTGTGGGTCCCTACTTCTTTTTCCATTAATCTTAACAAAATTGAACTTTTCGTTGATTGGTGGTGATTCATAAAGAAAATGTGATATAAGGTAGTTGTGTAAAAactaaaacatattcatataagGTGCATGTTCACAAATTTGAGAATACATATAATGTGAATGTCTGcaatttttcctaaatcctATGTTATCTCCTAAATTCAGATGGATCACAAACAATAACAGCCAAACAACTTCGATATTGCATTAGAGATTCAGACGAAATAGCAAAACATCTCAACAAGAAACATGTTGTAATTCTCGTCTGACATGCTAATAAAGTTGAATAATGAACATAGTTATTTAGCTAAAAAGTAATACCAAAAGTACTCATATTTGATGAATATCATGAATCAAGAGTGCTACCTCTAATGCTTGGGTGACATTGGGGATAGCTGATTCATTCAATGTTCCTTCTGCCTACATCAATAGCAGAAATTAGTCAGAAAACATATTGTAGAATTCATGAGCGGAAATTTCTAGATACAAAGAAATGAAACGAAGTAATGAACCACCTCAGGCTACGGCTATACAAATGCGTTGAAATCTAGAGGCATTTGAAAAAGAGAATAGAAAAATGTTACGATTATAAAGAAAGATATGGATATCATGGCTAAAACAACTTGGATTGTTTAACCATATACTGCTAAGAAGCTCAAACGGAGATGAAAACATCACTTGGTTGGTTCAAGtacatttaaaattttccatACCACATGTAACAATGCATACAATTCATATTCCATCAATCACTAAGgtcatttaaaaacaaaagtcccATCGATGATTGTTTAAAATGAAATCATACGAGAGGAAAGCCGAATCTCCATActttacggcccgtttgattTACCgttaaacggtggtaatgagaatgaaaactagtgtaatggTTAAAGAAATCTCTTGCTACTTTAACGGCCATGCTTGTCtaatttcaatcatctcattttctttataaatttcatttcaatgcattattaTTGGAAGAGGTGCTACTGGGTGCTAATAaaaatttctataaaaaaattcttttgaatcaaagtttcattactatGGGAGAATAAcaaggaacttttgatgaaattttacgctataaatcattttcattaccatcatttagtaccactGACTAGACACGCCATAAGTGCATCACATGACTCATGAGTAAGATTGAGCCAACCTGTACACAACCATAAAGGCCTATCATAGGAGAATAGAAATCACCATAACGGGCTGGTAAGATAAAGCTGTCTACATCACCACAACCAGTCAAACAGCTTAACCTTTCACACTACCTTGCAATGAACACTTCCTCTTGTTAGGAGAGTATACACCATATCTTGGGCCTTAACCATGATTGAATTAGTTCGTTGAGTGGTATCAGATTTAAGAGTGGGAATCTCATCGCCCCTTGTTTCAAGTGGAATTATTAGCGCAAAACACAGAAGACCAATGCATTTAAACTTCTAGCTCTTTACCCCAAAAGCATGTATCAAATTTGCACCGAAAAACGCAAATTCCCCTAATATCCAACAATCACAATTCCCACATGAATGACAATCCAACTGGCAAAAACATAAAACCAATACAATTTACAGGGTACCACAACATCAGAAACACATaaccacaacaacaatcaaaTCATTAGCAGAATTAATCCACACAAATGACTTTAGGAACCACAAATTCTGTTCAAAATCAagaaaagttaataaaaaagtaCCTGGAAAAACATAATCAACTTATCAGAAGGAGAAACCGGGATTGCAACAGTTTGGTCAGGTTCTTCAGCAACAGCTGCATCTGTATCAGTTTGTGTTTCTGGGATTTGAGCGTCTTCCTCAGCTGACCTAACCCGTATCCATTTAGAGTTATGGGTCATATTCAAATTATGGGTAGCAATTGCATTTTTCTGGAAGTGAAGTGCAAAAGAATTGGTTTGGGATAAAGATTTGGGGTAGTTGAATTTGTAAAGTGAAGGAGAAAATGGTTGGAATGTTGAAATTGTCGACATTGTTAACTTCAGAAGTGAATGAAGAAGCTTAGGATTAGCGGGGGTTTGTTTGCAGGGCTTCGGTTTTATCCTTGCTTTATCCACGATAAGGGTTGGATTGATTTATCATTCTTATTCTAGATAAAATTTAGCAAAAATTTAGCAAAAACTATCCagttgaatttaatttttacaagatttttctataataattataattattgattaactataaaaaatatgaattattatGTCACTTACCTAAAAATGTTATGCAAATTATGACATGTTTTTGTAGGTAATCaatagtgatggccacggttcgggttgggccggttccggttccatgtgGAACCTGATTCGAACGTTTCCAATTTCGGGCGGTTCCAAagggttccttggcggttcatgaggcggttccggcggttccaactcccgggtcgggcgggtcggaccatcggttccattcttatttttcctttaaatataatataaaaatactataataatgcggacgtacctttgatgattacttgataattagcgaaattcattgtttgtcatcgttattaaaatatttactgaaaagaaggaaaaaaataaactaataagaaacgataaagatgattaataaaaaaagagggagaaaatggacttgaacttagtacccgaaggaatactaagctgcctacgtatcccgaaggaatcaaagcccacgtagttctttgttataccttttatttgtagatgttgaatgttgattgatcgttatccgatattcatgatcctattcgtcttcgtcatcatcatcttgttggtAAAATGCTttcgctgactctcctcctgaggatgatgtagatgtatccatcatccatggatcatcatcgtcttgatcatcatcgttcttgagtccttgtgttcggagctccgcttgatcccaatctttcttgcaaacacatatttgaatagtatgtggagcaagacgagatctcttttcgtctaaaactcttctacctacactaaaagcagactcccgacgcaatcgtagaagcaggaattgaaAGGATATcttttgcaattctcgataatatgggaaattttatggatttttctttccaccattctaaaatattatagctaccacTTGTGGAAAAATActcatttgctgcagttttttggccattatttgctgcggttttggccccaagtaatagtgatagcagcaaatggaaTGCTGCGgttgaaaaccgcagcaaaaaaaggcattatttgctgcggtgaACACAAAACAGAAACAAATAAGGAGGAGTGCTTGCTGTGGTCAgcaccaaaaccgcagcaaatactcctccttatttgttgcggttttgtgttgaccgcagcaaatacttggtatttttttttctttttttgttttattctaataataatccaataataatatacaatgtaataacaatgattaatccaataataatccaatgataatcacaaataatcaccaataatctctttgtaataataaactctcgatcgtatatataatataatattatgtacgtacatatatatatatatatatatatatatatatatatatatatatatatatatatatatatattatacattaaaatcctaaaaaatctatactaattacaatttatcaaggaaaaaaattagcaagatacgcggcaatcttgtcttttaattcgcgcatcacTCCACTTCTCATTGGGCGTGTTTTCCTCGGAATGTTGGATAATACctataatatagtataaaattaaaagattaataaacattagattttacaaataataataatttaagaatgtaacaaCTACTTTcgacatctatattttcgactcaaaaaatccttcacggattttataatatcgtccatgtacatCAGCGtctagtagccgcaatcaacggaaccagaaggttgttgaaagcactaagagaaaatagatgtaagtgccaaaaacgcttaaaaacgcataaaatcgccacttaatacgtaatttctaccatatgactatgattttcaatactaaccacttcaaaacaatactatataccaattagtgttgtgtgccaagtttcgtttaaaacaaaccaagtttgagctactttatgcgcaaaagtgtcaaaaacgcttaaaaacccttaaaatcgcaacttaacacgtaatttctagcatatgactatgattttcaattctaaccacttcaacaaaataatatatacaaaatagtgttgtgtgccaagtttcgtgcaaaacaaaccaagtttgagctactttatgcgcaaaagtgccaaaaacgcttaaaaaccattaaaatcgcaacttaacacgtaatttctagtatacgacaatgattttcaattctaacaacttcaacacaataatatataccaaatagtgttgtgtgccaagtttcgtgcaaaaaaaaccaagtttgagctactttatgcgcaaaagtgccaaaaacgcttaaaaacgcataaaatcgcaacttaacacgtaatttctagcatatgattatgattttcaattctaactacttcaacacaataatatatagcaaatatggttgtgtgc
This genomic interval carries:
- the LOC130802937 gene encoding uncharacterized protein LOC130802937; its protein translation is MSTISTFQPFSPSLYKFNYPKSLSQTNSFALHFQKNAIATHNLNMTHNSKWIRVRSAEEDAQIPETQTDTDAAVAEEPDQTVAIPVSPSDKLIMFFQAEGTLNESAIPNVTQALEVTEGVSDLKVQISEGIASVELTKQTTIQATGVASSLLETIQGAGFKLQTLNLSFEDDELLAGV